Proteins from one Pseudomonas sp. KBS0710 genomic window:
- a CDS encoding PLP-dependent aminotransferase family protein, which produces MFVSAIAFVGGTPKVQQIVDAFSQAIEGGEWAPGSKLPSVRELTQTLGVSKFTLNEALDRLRGRHLLTSSQGRGYFVAMETARPAAATWVDLLPQDLLSVLRRPLVTASGELRPGGGHLPEDWLNGEAIRQTMRSVVRAPSLRIAGLGTPAGLLPLRQALQQKLHGEGLSVPVEQIITTPNTVQGLDMLMRLLARPGDTVLLDAPCYFNFHANLALHGVKVVTIERRPDGFDFAALEQLLAEHRPSLYLTTSVLHNPTGHSFSPGQAFRLLQLTQQYHCHIVEDDLYGDLHPNPPPRLAALAGLDQVTYLSGFSKILSANTRVSYVVAAPQLAANLTNMKLMSGGVTSELFEQIVYRMLSEGSYAKHRKRMVQRLMESGGRVEQWLKRCGCELPMAFEGGMFIWARLPKGVNGELLAQEALKRSLVLAPGALFGYDPAHLNSMRFNVAHTDEPRAQRVFEALLLKAVRH; this is translated from the coding sequence ATGTTTGTATCCGCCATCGCTTTTGTGGGAGGCACGCCCAAGGTCCAGCAGATCGTCGACGCCTTCAGCCAGGCCATCGAGGGCGGTGAATGGGCACCCGGCAGCAAGTTGCCGTCGGTGCGCGAACTGACCCAGACCCTGGGGGTCAGCAAGTTCACCCTAAACGAAGCACTGGACCGCCTGCGCGGGCGCCACCTGCTGACCTCCAGCCAAGGCCGCGGCTATTTTGTGGCGATGGAAACCGCACGCCCGGCCGCCGCCACCTGGGTCGACCTGCTGCCCCAGGACCTGCTCAGCGTGCTGCGCCGCCCGCTGGTCACCGCCAGTGGCGAGCTGCGCCCCGGTGGCGGGCACTTGCCGGAGGACTGGTTGAACGGCGAGGCCATCCGCCAAACGATGCGCAGCGTGGTGCGCGCGCCGTCACTGCGCATTGCCGGCCTGGGCACGCCGGCCGGGCTGCTGCCGTTGCGCCAGGCCCTGCAACAGAAGCTGCACGGCGAAGGCCTGTCGGTGCCGGTGGAACAGATCATCACCACGCCCAACACCGTGCAGGGCCTGGACATGCTTATGCGCCTGCTCGCGCGCCCCGGCGACACGGTGCTGCTGGACGCGCCGTGCTACTTCAACTTCCACGCCAACCTGGCCCTGCACGGGGTCAAAGTGGTGACCATCGAGCGACGCCCCGACGGTTTTGACTTTGCCGCGCTCGAACAACTGCTGGCCGAGCATCGCCCCAGCCTGTACCTGACCACCAGCGTGCTGCATAACCCCACCGGCCATTCCTTCAGCCCCGGCCAGGCGTTTCGCCTGCTGCAACTGACCCAGCAGTACCATTGCCATATCGTCGAGGACGACCTCTACGGCGACCTGCACCCCAACCCGCCGCCGCGCCTGGCCGCCCTCGCCGGGCTGGATCAGGTCACCTACCTTTCCGGGTTCTCCAAGATCCTCAGCGCCAACACCCGCGTGAGCTACGTGGTGGCCGCGCCGCAATTGGCCGCCAACCTCACCAACATGAAGTTGATGAGCGGCGGCGTGACCTCGGAGCTGTTCGAGCAGATCGTCTATCGCATGCTCAGCGAAGGCAGCTATGCCAAGCACCGCAAACGTATGGTCCAGCGGTTGATGGAGTCTGGCGGGCGCGTCGAGCAATGGCTCAAGCGCTGCGGCTGCGAGTTGCCGATGGCTTTTGAAGGCGGGATGTTTATCTGGGCGCGCCTGCCCAAGGGCGTAAACGGTGAACTGCTGGCCCAGGAAGCGCTGAAACGCAGCCTGGTGTTGGCGCCGGGCGCGCTGTTCGGCTACGACCCGGCGCACCTCAATTCAATGCGTTTTAATGTCGCCCACACGGACGAACCGCGCGCCCAGCGGGTGTTCGAGGCGCTGTTGCTCAAGGCCGTGCGCCACTGA
- a CDS encoding sugar phosphate isomerase/epimerase produces MESKLINPTVPFCTGVAHQKYLSAEKGLQTAIEGDCTHWYIDGSLFGEMVDDWTDARIESLQAQIAATGVKPIFHGNFKAPLGSDVEAFRAAAVDYVKKEIDIASRLGAPLIIHGGCIVEPKMVLMAKKVALEHYLKSVQELASYAEAKGTDIYLENLSNYVNYRPFHYIFTHEAEYAFVFERLQAHSNVYFFLDAGHANIENGLPAEVVRKYHHLIKGISFSNNNGVQDQHFGIHDGNCDYADVVQAIVETNWKGLVAFETRNQTAKAALADLALMYRESLTTEIAVA; encoded by the coding sequence ATGGAAAGCAAACTGATCAACCCCACCGTGCCGTTCTGCACCGGCGTGGCACACCAGAAATACCTCAGCGCCGAAAAAGGCTTGCAAACCGCTATCGAAGGCGACTGCACCCATTGGTACATCGACGGCAGCCTGTTCGGCGAGATGGTCGACGACTGGACCGATGCGCGCATTGAGAGCCTGCAGGCGCAAATCGCCGCCACCGGCGTCAAGCCGATCTTCCACGGCAACTTCAAGGCGCCGCTGGGCAGTGATGTCGAGGCGTTCCGCGCGGCGGCGGTGGACTACGTGAAAAAAGAGATTGATATCGCCAGCCGCCTCGGCGCGCCGTTGATCATCCACGGCGGCTGCATCGTCGAGCCGAAAATGGTGCTGATGGCCAAGAAGGTTGCGCTGGAGCACTACCTCAAGTCGGTACAGGAACTGGCGAGCTACGCCGAGGCCAAGGGCACGGATATCTACCTGGAGAACCTGTCCAACTACGTCAACTACCGGCCGTTCCACTACATCTTCACCCACGAAGCCGAATACGCCTTTGTGTTCGAGCGCCTGCAGGCCCACAGCAACGTGTACTTTTTCCTGGATGCGGGCCACGCCAACATCGAGAACGGCCTGCCGGCCGAGGTGGTGCGCAAGTATCACCACTTGATCAAGGGCATTTCCTTCAGCAACAACAATGGCGTGCAGGATCAGCACTTCGGCATTCATGACGGCAACTGTGATTACGCCGATGTGGTGCAGGCCATCGTTGAGACCAACTGGAAGGGCCTGGTGGCGTTCGAAACCCGCAACCAGACCGCCAAGGCTGCCCTGGCCGACCTGGCGCTGATGTACCGTGAATCCCTGACCACTGAAATTGCCGTCGCCTGA
- a CDS encoding ATP-binding protein, with the protein MKPWRFGWPRTLASQLSLIFLISLVCAHGLSFSAQFYERYISARTVMLGNLENDVSTSVAILDRLPANERAGWLARIDRQNYRYLLNAGEAGEPMSSNDVPMAATSIADALGEHYALTFREIPGIQKHFQVHLTLADGNPITLDVRPAALPVAYWLPVVLVLQLALLLGCTWVAVRLAVRPLTRLARAVETLDPNAHPTPLDESGPSEVAHAAAAFNAMQQRIAEYLKERMQILAAISHDLQTPITRMKLRAEFMDDSADRDKLWNDLSEMEHLVREGVAYARSVHGATEASHRIDLDAFLDSLVFDYQDMQKQVSLHGKSAMILDTRPHALRRVLVNLVDNALKFAGSAELEVSSTAHGELSIKVLDPGPGIAEDELAQVMQPFYRVESSRNRGTGGTGLGLAIAQQLAVAIGGSLTLSNRVEGGLCAEIRLSV; encoded by the coding sequence ATGAAGCCATGGCGGTTCGGTTGGCCACGCACACTGGCGTCCCAGCTGTCGCTGATTTTTCTGATCAGCCTGGTGTGTGCCCATGGGTTGTCGTTCAGTGCGCAGTTCTATGAGCGCTATATCAGTGCGCGCACGGTGATGCTCGGCAACCTGGAAAACGACGTGTCCACCTCGGTGGCCATCCTCGACCGCCTGCCCGCCAATGAGCGCGCCGGTTGGCTGGCGCGTATCGACCGGCAGAATTACCGGTACTTGCTCAACGCCGGCGAGGCCGGTGAACCGATGAGCAGCAACGACGTGCCCATGGCGGCCACCTCGATTGCGGACGCCCTGGGCGAGCACTACGCCCTGACCTTTCGCGAGATTCCCGGCATCCAGAAACACTTTCAGGTGCACCTGACCCTGGCCGATGGCAACCCGATCACCCTCGACGTACGCCCCGCCGCCCTGCCCGTGGCCTATTGGTTGCCGGTGGTGCTGGTGCTGCAACTGGCGCTGCTGCTTGGCTGCACCTGGGTCGCGGTGCGCCTGGCCGTGCGCCCGCTGACGCGCCTGGCGCGTGCGGTCGAAACCCTCGACCCGAACGCCCATCCCACGCCCCTGGACGAAAGCGGCCCGAGTGAAGTCGCGCATGCCGCCGCGGCGTTCAATGCCATGCAACAGCGCATTGCCGAATACCTCAAGGAGCGCATGCAGATCCTCGCGGCGATTTCCCATGACCTGCAAACGCCGATCACCCGCATGAAACTGCGCGCCGAGTTTATGGATGACAGTGCCGATCGCGACAAACTGTGGAACGACCTCAGCGAAATGGAGCACCTGGTGCGTGAGGGCGTGGCGTATGCGCGCAGCGTTCATGGCGCCACCGAAGCCAGCCACCGCATTGACCTGGACGCCTTTCTCGACAGCCTGGTGTTTGACTATCAGGACATGCAAAAGCAAGTCAGCCTGCACGGCAAAAGCGCGATGATCCTCGACACCCGCCCACACGCACTGCGCCGCGTGTTGGTGAACCTGGTGGACAACGCCCTTAAATTTGCCGGCAGCGCCGAGCTGGAAGTCAGTTCGACAGCCCATGGCGAGCTGTCGATCAAGGTGTTGGACCCAGGCCCGGGGATTGCCGAAGACGAACTGGCGCAGGTCATGCAGCCGTTCTACCGGGTAGAAAGCTCACGCAACCGCGGCACCGGCGGCACCGGGCTGGGGTTGGCAATTGCCCAGCAACTGGCGGTGGCGATCGGCGGCTCGTTGACCTTGAGTAATCGGGTCGAGGGTGGCTTGTGTGCCGAGATTCGTTTGAGCGTGTAG
- a CDS encoding diguanylate cyclase: MPAVGGNGLPLASRLFKSRLLGLTLGFVCVVFGMYPLHPSLWVWAWMLINAFVWPHLAYQLSRRASNSLRSERRNLLFDSFCGGFWVGAMHFNPLPSVTTLSMMTMNNVAIGGPRFMLAGWVAQGLGIGAALLVFAPAFIAVTSETQLYACLPILMLYPLALGWICYRQAVTLARHKRELLALSRTDSLSGLLNHGAWKDHLEIEFQRCRREQVGAAIALIDIDHFKTINDTYGHVTGDIVLRQLSKVLRQNLRASDLAGRYGGDEFCVILPGMPLNRATEVMDALRDRFSALAYAQDPTLRASLSIGLAPYQPAHTDSTSWLNDADQALYEAKSSGRNRVSSVQGSWLRSV, encoded by the coding sequence ATGCCAGCCGTCGGAGGAAATGGACTTCCGCTCGCTTCGCGCCTGTTCAAATCGCGGCTCTTGGGGCTGACGCTGGGTTTTGTCTGCGTGGTATTTGGCATGTACCCCTTGCACCCGTCGCTGTGGGTGTGGGCCTGGATGCTGATCAACGCCTTTGTCTGGCCGCACCTGGCCTACCAGTTGTCGCGCCGCGCAAGCAACTCACTGCGCAGCGAACGGCGAAATTTACTCTTCGATTCGTTTTGCGGCGGCTTCTGGGTCGGTGCCATGCACTTCAACCCGCTGCCCAGCGTGACCACGCTGTCGATGATGACCATGAACAACGTCGCCATCGGCGGGCCGCGCTTTATGCTCGCCGGCTGGGTGGCGCAAGGGCTGGGCATCGGCGCCGCGCTGCTGGTGTTCGCGCCGGCGTTTATCGCGGTGACCAGCGAGACGCAGCTGTACGCGTGCCTGCCGATCCTGATGCTCTATCCCCTGGCGCTGGGCTGGATCTGCTACCGCCAGGCCGTGACCCTGGCCCGCCATAAACGCGAGTTGCTGGCCTTGAGCCGCACCGACAGCCTGTCCGGCCTGCTCAATCACGGTGCCTGGAAGGACCACCTGGAAATCGAGTTCCAGCGTTGCCGCCGTGAACAGGTGGGCGCGGCCATTGCGCTGATCGACATCGACCATTTCAAGACCATCAACGACACCTACGGCCACGTCACCGGCGACATCGTGCTGCGCCAACTCAGCAAGGTGTTGCGCCAGAACCTGCGCGCGTCCGACCTGGCCGGGCGTTATGGCGGCGACGAGTTCTGTGTGATTCTGCCGGGCATGCCACTCAATCGCGCCACCGAAGTGATGGACGCTTTGCGTGATCGCTTCAGTGCGCTGGCCTATGCGCAAGACCCGACCCTGCGTGCCAGTTTGAGCATTGGCTTGGCGCCGTACCAGCCGGCTCATACCGACTCCACCAGTTGGCTCAACGACGCCGACCAGGCGCTGTATGAAGCCAAGAGCAGTGGCCGCAACCGCGTCAGCTCCGTGCAGGGCAGTTGGTTACGCTCGGTTTAG
- a CDS encoding LysE family translocator has protein sequence MTSALTLSSFLYFLLFCATMTFSPGPMTLLLLSLGLKDGLRSSIPAQIGASVSYLISILIFAVGFSELIKGNLAITQTIQFVGVAYILYLAYKQWTSSGVSINQGGAVEGSRSLFGKGLLTGFSNPKTIIMFSAVFPQFAGAGEHSSAADIAILGLTFLTLQFASGCLYCYFGQRIKHVLENPKRRVLLQRVTAVLLLGVALMLARGFSH, from the coding sequence ATGACAAGTGCGTTAACGCTGTCTTCGTTTCTCTACTTCCTGCTGTTTTGCGCCACCATGACCTTCAGCCCCGGCCCCATGACCCTGCTGTTATTGAGCCTGGGCTTGAAGGACGGCTTGCGCAGTTCGATCCCGGCGCAAATCGGCGCCAGTGTGTCCTACCTGATTTCCATCCTGATCTTTGCCGTGGGCTTTTCGGAACTGATCAAGGGCAACCTCGCCATTACCCAGACCATCCAGTTTGTCGGCGTGGCTTATATTCTGTACCTGGCCTACAAGCAGTGGACCAGCAGCGGTGTGTCGATCAACCAGGGCGGCGCCGTGGAAGGCTCGCGCAGCCTGTTCGGCAAGGGTTTGCTCACCGGCTTTTCCAACCCCAAGACCATCATCATGTTCAGCGCCGTGTTCCCGCAGTTTGCCGGTGCAGGCGAACACAGCTCGGCGGCGGATATCGCCATCCTCGGGCTGACGTTTTTGACCCTGCAGTTTGCCAGCGGCTGCCTGTACTGCTATTTCGGCCAGCGCATCAAGCACGTGCTGGAAAACCCCAAGCGCCGGGTACTGTTGCAACGGGTCACGGCGGTGCTGCTATTGGGCGTCGCGCTGATGTTGGCGCGCGGGTTTTCGCACTGA
- a CDS encoding rubredoxin, which translates to MKTYMCAPCGFMYVEELGIPEDGIPAGTPWEEVPEDWTCPDCGVTKADFMAIEL; encoded by the coding sequence ATGAAGACTTATATGTGCGCACCCTGCGGTTTTATGTACGTAGAAGAATTGGGTATTCCGGAGGACGGAATCCCGGCAGGCACCCCTTGGGAAGAGGTGCCGGAAGACTGGACATGCCCTGACTGCGGCGTGACCAAGGCCGACTTTATGGCCATTGAACTTTAA
- a CDS encoding response regulator: MDHVDHILIVDDDREIRELVGNYLKKNGMRTTVVADGRQMRSFLDTTPVDLIVLDIMMPGDDGLQLCRELRVGKHKATPVLMLTARNDETDRIIGLEMGADDYLVKPFAARELLARINAVLRRTRMLPPNLVVSETGRLIRFGRWRLDTTARHLLDEDDTLVALSGAEYRLLRVFLDHPQRVLNRDQLLNLTQGRDADLFDRSIDLLVSRLRQRLLDDAREPAYIKTVRSEGYVFSLAVQILEAEQ, from the coding sequence ATGGATCATGTCGATCACATCCTGATCGTCGATGACGACCGGGAAATCCGCGAGCTGGTGGGCAATTACCTGAAGAAAAACGGCATGCGCACCACCGTGGTTGCCGATGGCCGCCAGATGCGCAGCTTCCTCGACACCACGCCCGTGGACCTGATCGTGCTGGATATCATGATGCCCGGCGATGACGGCTTGCAGCTGTGCCGCGAACTGCGGGTGGGCAAGCACAAAGCCACGCCGGTGCTGATGCTCACGGCGCGCAACGACGAAACCGACCGCATCATCGGCCTGGAAATGGGCGCCGATGATTACCTGGTCAAGCCGTTCGCAGCGCGCGAATTGCTTGCACGCATCAACGCCGTGCTGCGCCGCACCCGTATGCTGCCGCCCAACCTGGTGGTGAGTGAAACCGGGCGGCTGATTCGCTTTGGTCGCTGGCGCCTCGACACCACCGCCCGCCACCTGCTCGATGAGGACGACACGCTGGTAGCCCTCAGCGGCGCCGAATACCGCCTGTTGCGGGTGTTTCTCGACCATCCGCAACGCGTGCTCAACCGCGACCAATTGCTGAACCTGACCCAGGGGCGTGATGCCGACCTGTTCGATCGCTCCATCGACCTGCTGGTGAGCCGCTTGCGTCAACGTTTGCTGGATGACGCCCGCGAACCGGCCTATATCAAGACCGTGCGCAGTGAGGGTTATGTGTTTTCACTGGCGGTGCAAATCCTCGAGGCCGAGCAATGA